GACCTGTAAATTCTGTTATTTTAGCTTTTACTCTGTTTCAATCGCCTACTCATATCTCTTGAGATATTAGAGTTTCGGTCGATACTATCTCAGTTCTATTGTCGcacttttactttttttttttgtcaaatctTTTATTTCGCTAATGTTATAGTTCAGCAAAATAGAGTCTTCAGCATAGGGgtcttttttacatttttttctttGTCCTATCTAATTATCTTCGACTTAATTTTGTTGTTTATGGCAGGcattttttttgtaaatataaaaatatataattttttataataaaatttaagattttttttaattaaagaaacaGGGAAAGTTCAACTTGAGTTTTCTGTCGCCATATTATTGTGTTCTCtgaagtttttaaaaaaattatataataaactaAATATTAGAAATGAAAATGAAGTGATCCTCAAAATGCAAATCATGGTGAATAAAAATTAGCGAATCATGAGGTGTTGTGCAGATCGTGGGATTTTGGGTCCGTGCCCAATATATACACAATGAAATTCTTCACAACTCAGACCAGAACCATGGATGGATGGACAAAATCCCTTGAGTTGGGGGAgagaatttctttttattattatttttatttgcgaATTCTTCTGTAAATTAGCTATTTTTATAATAGTCAACAAAAACTGAATACGTAAATTCAGGGGAGACTATTATATTTATTCTGCGACCCAAAGATAAGTCAAAATTATACATATGGCAGTCTTGACTTTTAATGTACAAGTTTAGGATATGCTATGCTGGCCAGAATtctatttatttgtttgtttattgTTTTTGCATGTGCCGGTGAGTATGCATGTGAACTTCCTTCAAATATCAGATGAAATATAaccaattaaataaatttgactATTATTATAAATTCGTGTACgctttttttcttaatattaaCATTCTAGAATGGGGTACTTGATGCATTGTGAAATAATTAAAGCTGGCATGGATGATAAAAATCTTTTCACACATtgaatttttccttttctttattttctcaaaGTGAAACTCATCTCTGTATGTAAGTTCACTGTTATAATTTTGTTCTCAAATAAATATAAGTAAAAGTAATCAACAATACAATAAATACATTTGTATTTTGACAAAGCATGTCTGATTCATAGTACTTTTCCTTTTGCTAACAGTGAAATCTTGGACTAATCGAGTCAAATCTAGGCATATGATTAATCGGTTATCTCCACCTGCTTATTATCTTAGTTAAGAATTGCTCATCTTAAATGGAATGTTGATAGATGACCCCATTGGGAAACTTAAATAGTAGAAGTGGCATAGGTGGGAAACCTAGTAGAAAGATAAGTGCAATCTCAGGATACTTCACCCACGAGACTGCATTCCCATGGCTTCTGGGTAAAGAATCCAGACTCTGCACCATGGACATTGTCTTCAACTGGAGAAATCATAGAATAAAATGGTGATTCGAAATAAAGGATTACCTACAAGGAATCACTAGTCAATTATAGATTAGCATGTATGTGTGATGGGtcttaaaaagtaatttttttaaaaaaaaataactattctCATATGCATATGGACTCATTATTATCTTTGTATATCATGTTATTTTATACTTGGTATCATCATTTAATTTCATTGTATAATTACTCCAACTGTTAATAATGAAtaaatgtaattaatgaatgatCAACCAGAGatgaatgattaattaatattgGAAACGAATTTAATTTCTAAGAAAAAGAAACGAAACAAGAATATTTTTAAACAGTCAAACTGATTTAGGACAAATACTATCTACTTGGAGAAAATGGAATCAGTAGAATTAGGCTCACGTGCTTAACTATTGTTGCTTCCAAAACTACACATATATGACCAGCATTAAGCCCTTCATGTCTTTTGTTGGCCTAGGtgggtatttttttttctttttcagttgCTTTGTTCTCCACCATCCACAAGTTGAGCACCAAAGAACATCGATATTCGTTCccagtaaaaaaatataaaatcaatttataaaaatgttagAAGCTGCGTATACGAAATTATACAGtttttttactaatttaaaATTCTGTAGAGCGATACAAATTTAGGtggaagtgcaaaaaggcaaacAGCcttattaaacataaaataacatcatattaataaatttattaatttaattccatAAGCATATGCAATCATacgaaaatattgaaaataattaacTTGGTTTCCCGTGGAATGAACTTATGGGTAGGCCTGTGcatatttcggtttaaaccgaaaaaccgaaccgaaccgattaatttcggtttttcggttcggttaatcgagatgatcggtttggttcggttaatatatttaaaattattcggttttcggttcggttcggttcggtttaaacgtgttaaataaccgatcaaaccgaaataaccgatttCGTGAGCCTAGCCCTCCCCCTCCCCCTCTGATACCCAACCCAGGCCAGCACCCCAAACCCAACGACGACGAATCCTAACGACGACGAATCCTCTAAACCCAttattctctttctctttctcgtcGACCATGACCATCTAATGACTCTCTCCCCGACAAATCGCTATTCTTTCCGATGGACGACGTCGTTGAGGACGCCGATGAGCTACATTCATTCACTTCCGCCTCcgcctccttctcctcctccttatcTACCAATCTACTCTCCGGCAACGAGTCGAAGATCCCGGGCGTGGCGACGCAGACGATCCCTCCGCGGACATATCCAgaagattggatctctctcatccCTCTACTACTGTCTAAAGCTGCAGACATTGAGATTTGAAACAAGAAGGCAAAGATAAAGAATTTGAGAGATGGGGTTCTTCGAGAAATGGATTACAGATTACAGATTACAGAAGAAACAGAAATGGAGATCCCATTTGTAGATTTCTTCTGATAAATATGGAGGTTGttagagagagaaaataaaataaaataattaaaaatcagttttgatgattaaagagagagagagaagggctTATCCTCATCCACTGGTTcgttaattttgttttattgtGAATTTTAATACTTTTGAGTAATTCTCCTCTGCTTCCAATCTCATAGTTGCATTTCatcactttttaaaaaattgcagatttcggtttgaatcgaaccgaaccgaaccgaaccgattttatcggttcggttcggttcggttatatcatcataatcggttttttcggtttttgaaattttaacacttcggttttcggttttttcggttcggttcggttcggaaccgaaccgaccgattgcacaggcCTACTTATGGGCACTTGAATCCTTCAGGAACCTTCTTTCCACAGGAGTTGAGCAACAAGCTAAGGTCAATAGGAAGATTTAAGTTGATGCCCAAGAGATTAGCTTTGATAGTAGTGCAAAGGCAAGCAGCGGCTTCCAAATCAACAAGATCTTTGAGGAGGCTGCAGCATGGGGTCGTTGGTGGTTTACCAATTGTAATGCCCAATAAACCCTTCAGCAGGTCCACACATACACCCAACTTTAGTGTGTCCCTAGGGCAAGCACCCTTTGATGGTGTAGGTGATGGGTTGCTTGGTTTAGGTGATGGGAGTGTTGGCGTTGGCGACGGGTTGCTTGGTGTTGGCGATGGGTTGCTTGGTGTTGGGGTTTTCGGTGTTGGCGATGGGTTGCTTGGTGTTGGGGTTTTCGGTGTTGGCGATGGGTTGCTTGGTGTTGGCGACGGGTTGCTTGGTGTTGGCGATGGGTTGGTTGGAGTTGGGGTTTTGGGCTTTGGCGATGGGTGGCTTGGTTTAGGTGAAGGGAGCTTTGGTTTTGGCGGGGGTGGTGGGCAAGAGGAAGAGCTCACCAATGTGAAGAAGAGGAGGTTGAGAGATAAAAGAAGGGCAGTAGAGGCTACAGCTCTTGAAGCCATATCTCAAAATTATGAGGTGGCTAGAGATTCTTGGTTGGTTTCTGAGATATAAGCTTCAAGAGTTTGAAGAGTGATGGATATGGAAATGATGTTGAAGGTTAGAGGCTTTTATAGAAGGAGGTTAAGCACTACTTGcctttttaaaatctaaaatgcGATTCATGAGGACGCATTGTATTGCATCGTGATATCATCGGGCGCAACCTGGCATGAGTATAcgagtattttattattattattattattattattattattatgaatatCAAATAATATCACTGCTGATTTTTCAAAATGTACTGAATCCACCGATATCTCTATAGTTCATATTTTTCTCATATTCATGTGTGCAGCGTTTCTCTTTTTGTTAATATGTTCTCaagttcatttttatttaatggATTAAGTAGTGATCAAAttgtattaattaaatttttgaactttcattttaatttttcgaACTGAAGCATGATGTAGAAATAATATATTCCCATGAATCATGCTCAACCAGCTGTCAATGCAAATTCCAGTAGTTAAATTAGTAATTAAAGGCTAATTAGTCAACAATGAGTCACATATAGATAtttgtttaaaaattaattattctgtGGATGCAAGCAGTGCTTGGAAAATTGCATGTGAAATGGATTAAACTGATTCTTCGTTTTCTTACTATAATTCTGTTAgacattttattattactataaaGAGTATGAAACTTGTCCATTAGCTagctaaaatatataataactaAATCTAGGCCAATCCGGAAACAAGCCCAACCCAAGCCCGTAGAAAAGGAACCCTAAGCAATAAGcagaaaagaaatttaaaatttcccGTCCATTCATCTTTTTACCATACCAAAGTAGGGCATTCCCCCTTACCCCCTAAACGCCATATAGTTATTTAGCATTAAGcatctaataaatattttatataaatagaataaatgtattaaaaaataatgtaaatacATATTTATGAAACAAAATAACACTTAACATTGAttcattataatattaattttcattaaatacTTTTATTATGTCTAATTATAAACTCATACATAAAGTTAGTAAAACAAGTTTTTCACTAAagataatgataataatttatatgataTTACAAATAATgtatgttattattttatttataaacattactttacaaaataaaaa
This is a stretch of genomic DNA from Manihot esculenta cultivar AM560-2 chromosome 2, M.esculenta_v8, whole genome shotgun sequence. It encodes these proteins:
- the LOC122723151 gene encoding keratin, type II cytoskeletal 1-like encodes the protein MPKRLALMVVQRQTAASKSTRSFKRLQHGVVGGLPIVMPNKPFNRSTHTPSFNVSLGQAPFDGAGDGSVGVGDGLLGVGDGLLGVGVFGVGDGLLGVGVFGVGDGLLGVGDGLLGVGDGLVGVGVLGFGDGWLGLGEGSFGFGGGGGQEEELTNVKKRRLRDKRRAVEATALEAISQNYEVARDSWLVSEI